The following proteins are co-located in the Blastopirellula marina genome:
- a CDS encoding type II secretion system protein GspG, whose translation MSILRMFLLMAVLGTSTGCFLPVVLMPDMVAKHFVTYADVSPKQDTEMALINAHHRILRYWEQHGTLPQRIDDLPLVENRSNSLLDGWGRSLLLESDGVRYVTISSLGKDGVDGGEGDNATISRTFDTRAAISGEYCAPLEWQRVRE comes from the coding sequence GTGAGCATCTTGCGAATGTTTTTGTTGATGGCGGTCTTGGGGACATCAACTGGTTGTTTCTTACCCGTGGTGTTGATGCCGGACATGGTTGCCAAGCACTTTGTGACGTATGCCGACGTATCACCGAAACAAGACACGGAAATGGCGCTGATCAATGCGCATCATCGGATTCTCCGTTATTGGGAGCAGCATGGTACTTTGCCGCAGCGCATCGATGATTTGCCCCTTGTCGAGAATCGCTCGAACTCCCTTCTCGACGGCTGGGGGCGATCCCTGTTGTTGGAATCAGACGGCGTCCGTTATGTCACCATTTCAAGTCTCGGCAAAGATGGCGTCGACGGCGGCGAAGGTGACAATGCCACGATTTCGCGAACCTTTGATACTAGGGCGGCGATAAGCGGCGAGTATTGCGCGCCGCTTGAGTGGCAGCGAGTACGTGAGTAG
- a CDS encoding S1C family serine protease produces the protein MCSWEEMMQRKIELLAFLSLFLLAPAVVAQEDAVTVFQQVSPSVVRLHNAASTGTGVVLTKQGIILTNAHVVSNPLPFECTAEVMKDGKRQTVIFKKVKVTKVHKELDLALVQIDPAEHNAILGPCRLSRQKAVTGQRLYAIGNPATESNITLNKTITEGLLSGVDRDIEGAKYYQISAAINPGNSGGPLSDRTGAVVGIVTLKLSDVDNVGFAIPLFDIQMADFEPYTRKTIDADRAVALLKKAEKLMEQVRLQSNKENRGEAEQSLEMLLLRAILFQNCEEAALYDPNNEEVFNQLGLLCFLGQSFPAAQAYMLESIRLQPFGQSRPYEILYKSMIKQDREENSVVVRMETLAKFSNAAIFWDELGIFLIVKGYAKEGVYCFLHGAVVAKQRGDRASEQRLLGHLKQYATLLSQSERESLIMPDSEVWGNVHKIMQCNTKALQAGEGAVTAEFASLMEDEIGAKLKPSTQRVRFFSLLPPAEEQLADARIALLKGSFDTAIELAEKATQLSNEKKIARGALLVRAGSLQSQGFKVAVQPGKRVAANVYFHGAAKAYRELRDQYGPLSNKERDAISLAIYNEACAYGVENNSTKALESLREAFQSGYRDVQAAANDTDFASLKDMAEFQSLIREFQR, from the coding sequence ATGTGCTCTTGGGAAGAGATGATGCAGCGAAAGATCGAGTTGCTGGCCTTCTTGTCCTTGTTTTTGTTGGCGCCAGCGGTAGTCGCTCAAGAAGATGCGGTTACCGTCTTTCAACAGGTGAGTCCTAGCGTTGTCCGGCTTCACAACGCTGCCTCCACCGGGACAGGCGTTGTCTTGACGAAGCAAGGGATCATTCTGACCAATGCCCACGTGGTCAGTAATCCGCTTCCGTTTGAGTGCACCGCCGAGGTGATGAAGGATGGCAAACGCCAGACGGTCATCTTCAAAAAGGTGAAGGTCACCAAGGTTCACAAAGAACTTGATCTTGCGCTGGTGCAAATCGATCCGGCCGAACACAACGCGATCCTCGGACCTTGTCGCTTGTCGAGACAGAAGGCGGTGACCGGGCAGCGACTTTACGCAATCGGCAACCCAGCCACTGAAAGCAACATCACGCTTAACAAGACGATCACCGAAGGACTCCTTAGTGGTGTCGATCGCGACATCGAAGGGGCCAAGTACTATCAGATCAGTGCTGCCATCAACCCAGGCAATTCTGGCGGTCCGCTGAGTGATCGCACCGGCGCGGTGGTCGGGATCGTAACGCTTAAGCTTTCCGATGTCGACAACGTCGGTTTTGCAATTCCCTTGTTCGACATCCAAATGGCTGACTTCGAGCCGTACACGCGCAAAACGATCGATGCCGATCGCGCAGTCGCTTTGCTGAAGAAGGCGGAGAAGTTAATGGAGCAGGTTCGCTTGCAATCGAACAAGGAGAACCGCGGCGAAGCGGAGCAATCGCTTGAGATGCTCCTATTGCGGGCAATCCTGTTTCAAAATTGCGAAGAAGCCGCGCTGTACGATCCCAACAACGAAGAAGTGTTCAATCAGCTGGGACTACTCTGCTTTCTGGGGCAGTCATTTCCAGCCGCCCAGGCGTACATGCTGGAATCGATTCGTCTGCAACCGTTCGGCCAGTCGCGTCCTTACGAGATTTTGTATAAGTCAATGATCAAGCAGGACCGCGAAGAAAACAGCGTAGTCGTGCGAATGGAAACACTGGCCAAGTTCTCCAATGCGGCGATTTTTTGGGACGAGCTAGGCATCTTCCTGATCGTTAAGGGATATGCGAAGGAAGGCGTTTACTGTTTCCTGCATGGCGCCGTGGTTGCTAAGCAACGCGGCGATCGAGCCTCGGAGCAGCGGCTATTGGGGCACTTGAAGCAGTATGCCACGCTGCTGAGTCAGTCCGAGCGTGAGTCGTTGATCATGCCTGACAGCGAAGTATGGGGGAATGTCCATAAGATCATGCAGTGCAACACCAAGGCACTTCAGGCGGGAGAAGGTGCTGTGACGGCAGAGTTTGCCAGTCTGATGGAAGACGAAATTGGCGCTAAGCTCAAACCTTCAACCCAGCGAGTCCGGTTCTTCTCGTTGTTGCCTCCGGCCGAAGAGCAACTGGCCGATGCCCGTATCGCTCTACTCAAAGGAAGCTTTGATACCGCCATCGAATTGGCAGAGAAAGCGACGCAGCTATCGAACGAAAAGAAGATTGCTCGTGGGGCCCTTTTGGTGCGAGCAGGATCGTTGCAATCGCAGGGCTTCAAGGTCGCTGTCCAACCTGGGAAACGCGTTGCCGCCAATGTGTACTTTCATGGCGCCGCCAAGGCCTACCGCGAACTCCGTGACCAGTACGGTCCCCTTTCCAATAAGGAGCGAGATGCCATCTCGCTGGCGATCTACAACGAAGCATGTGCTTACGGTGTGGAAAACAACTCGACCAAGGCGTTGGAATCGCTACGCGAGGCGTTCCAGTCTGGCTACCGCGATGTCCAAGCCGCGGCAAACGATACCGACTTCGCTTCGCTAAAAGATATGGCAGAATTCCAATCGCTGATTCGCGAATTCCAGCGTTAG
- a CDS encoding sensor histidine kinase: protein MEAEGQYKIDLEICPMPILLVARSGKIVRTNKRLESLFGYQHGALLGKSVDLLVPEEFRPAHPDLRDAYFEVPTNRRMGTGRDLYGVRQDGEMIPVEIGLDPLEFDGEMMVMVSILDISERKKNEAMILRALNAASSAMIQVSEHGIIELVNESATSLFGYEIDEMLGEPIEILVPERYRRKHTVYRTSYQATRDARRMGDGRELFGVRKDGSEFPVEIGLTPIHEADGKSTMCTIIDVTDRKAKERFIAAKNQQLESLNQDLVQFAYSASHDLKAPLASIAGLLSYAEADLAAGDVEEVQSNLTRSRELADRLAKRIEDMLQLARSDMVMDDWVEIDIDQRIRTAWAALSTDNSKLTTKYRHADRFWSIPVRLDAIIENLMSNAVKYRDKSRKECVVSVETWNEQEHFILSIADNGIGIPAEHRDRIFKLFQRVSDTDHPGSGLGLAITKKNVTQLGGTIAVDCDNGMTTFRVTLPQGHLQI, encoded by the coding sequence ATGGAGGCAGAAGGTCAATACAAAATTGACTTGGAAATCTGTCCCATGCCGATTTTGTTGGTGGCTAGAAGCGGCAAGATCGTGCGAACCAACAAACGCCTGGAGTCGCTTTTCGGATATCAGCATGGGGCGCTTCTCGGCAAATCGGTCGACCTCTTAGTGCCCGAGGAGTTTCGCCCGGCACATCCCGACTTACGCGATGCTTACTTTGAAGTTCCCACCAATCGCCGTATGGGCACCGGCCGCGATCTCTACGGCGTTCGCCAAGACGGTGAGATGATTCCGGTCGAGATCGGGCTCGATCCACTCGAGTTCGACGGCGAGATGATGGTGATGGTATCCATCTTGGATATCAGCGAACGGAAGAAGAACGAGGCGATGATCCTCCGTGCTTTGAACGCCGCTTCGAGCGCGATGATTCAGGTCAGTGAGCATGGAATTATCGAACTAGTTAACGAGTCGGCCACCAGCTTGTTCGGTTACGAAATCGATGAAATGCTGGGCGAGCCGATCGAGATTTTGGTTCCGGAGCGTTATCGTCGCAAGCACACCGTTTATCGGACCAGCTATCAGGCAACCCGCGATGCGCGGCGGATGGGCGATGGCCGCGAACTGTTTGGGGTCCGTAAGGACGGATCTGAGTTCCCGGTGGAAATCGGACTGACTCCTATCCACGAAGCGGATGGCAAGTCAACCATGTGCACTATTATCGACGTCACCGATCGGAAGGCCAAAGAACGGTTCATCGCCGCGAAGAACCAACAACTGGAAAGTCTCAATCAAGACCTGGTTCAATTTGCTTACAGTGCATCGCACGATCTGAAAGCGCCGTTGGCTTCGATTGCCGGTCTATTAAGTTACGCCGAGGCGGATCTGGCGGCAGGCGACGTGGAAGAGGTGCAAAGCAACTTAACTCGATCGCGCGAGCTTGCCGATCGCTTGGCCAAACGAATTGAAGACATGCTGCAGTTGGCTCGCAGCGACATGGTGATGGACGATTGGGTCGAGATCGATATCGATCAACGTATTCGAACCGCATGGGCGGCACTGTCGACCGACAACAGCAAACTAACCACGAAGTACCGACACGCCGATCGCTTTTGGAGCATCCCAGTTCGCTTGGATGCGATCATCGAAAACTTGATGTCCAACGCCGTGAAGTATCGTGATAAGTCGCGTAAAGAGTGCGTAGTCAGTGTCGAAACCTGGAACGAGCAAGAGCACTTCATTTTGTCGATCGCCGACAATGGCATTGGCATTCCGGCGGAACATCGAGATCGCATCTTCAAATTGTTTCAACGCGTCTCCGATACCGATCATCCCGGTAGCGGTCTTGGTCTGGCCATCACCAAGAAGAACGTCACCCAACTTGGCGGTACGATCGCGGTGGATTGTGACAATGGGATGACCACCTTTCGAGTCACGCTTCCTCAGGGGCACCTTCAGATTTAG
- a CDS encoding response regulator produces the protein MKISIVVVDDDEADRYLVKRAIRNLDFEVNFIEYSSGDSFIEGIEQEEARLTTFGITPPPILVLLDINMPRMNGFQVLRRLSSTFGDGSNVMVVTMYTSSNHAEDRADAKEFDLVKDYLVKPITTQTLSELVERYCVGA, from the coding sequence ATGAAGATTTCAATTGTGGTTGTCGACGACGACGAAGCCGATCGCTATTTGGTTAAGCGAGCGATCCGTAATCTCGACTTTGAGGTCAATTTCATCGAGTATTCGTCTGGCGACAGCTTCATCGAGGGAATCGAGCAAGAGGAGGCTCGCCTCACCACATTCGGAATAACGCCTCCGCCGATCCTCGTTTTGTTGGACATCAACATGCCGCGGATGAACGGATTCCAGGTGCTTCGCCGTCTAAGCAGTACCTTCGGTGATGGCAGCAACGTGATGGTCGTGACGATGTATACCTCGTCCAATCACGCGGAAGATCGGGCCGATGCCAAGGAATTCGACTTGGTAAAAGACTACCTCGTTAAGCCAATCACCACGCAAACACTGAGCGAATTGGTGGAACGATACTGCGTAGGGGCATAG
- a CDS encoding glycerophosphodiester phosphodiesterase, with protein MSLNRFNCRLLLLAILVAGPFTVDVIAADHSFLDNGVTAHRGNSSEQPENTIAAMRSGIAVGADWIELDIFRSADGEIVVIHDATTNRVAGKNRTVETSTYETLQKLDVATQFRQQQGQTLETCPPRKIPLLRDVLKLVMSQQKTRVSIQPKSDCVADAMAIIREMNAEKWVGFNDGALSKMAEVKQLDPTIPVFWDRPANSNVMEDIQTAKQHRFETLVLNEQGVTAEKIQLIQAAGLKVGAWTVNDRKQMEQFLAMGIDRIYTDHPRLLLKLIEAK; from the coding sequence ATGTCTTTGAATCGATTCAATTGTCGTCTGCTTCTCCTGGCAATTCTCGTTGCAGGGCCATTCACTGTGGACGTGATTGCCGCCGATCACTCCTTTCTTGACAATGGAGTGACTGCCCATCGTGGCAACTCGAGCGAGCAACCGGAGAACACAATCGCCGCGATGCGAAGCGGAATCGCCGTGGGCGCTGATTGGATCGAGCTCGATATCTTTCGATCCGCAGACGGAGAGATTGTCGTCATTCACGATGCGACGACGAACCGAGTCGCTGGCAAGAATCGAACCGTCGAGACCTCAACCTACGAAACGCTCCAAAAGCTTGATGTTGCCACGCAATTTCGGCAGCAACAAGGGCAAACGCTTGAAACTTGTCCGCCACGGAAAATCCCCTTGCTGCGTGATGTGTTGAAGCTGGTCATGTCACAGCAGAAGACACGCGTGTCGATACAACCAAAGTCGGACTGTGTGGCCGATGCGATGGCAATTATTCGCGAAATGAACGCCGAGAAGTGGGTTGGTTTCAACGATGGTGCCCTCTCGAAGATGGCCGAGGTCAAACAGTTGGACCCAACGATTCCGGTATTCTGGGATCGGCCAGCCAATTCAAACGTAATGGAAGATATTCAAACTGCTAAACAGCACCGCTTCGAGACGCTTGTTCTCAACGAGCAAGGGGTAACGGCCGAGAAGATTCAGCTGATCCAAGCCGCCGGTCTGAAGGTCGGAGCCTGGACGGTAAACGATCGGAAGCAGATGGAGCAATTCTTAGCGATGGGGATCGATCGCATTTATACCGATCATCCGCGATTGCTGCTTAAGCTGATTGAGGCCAAGTGA
- a CDS encoding reverse transcriptase family protein, protein MIPHAERDSLVIPPSTFFLMRTSKKTLAAALATAFVAGSFEVDDLVERGYGVIGKKPRWMQPLAERLHAAFPWDMRPRRASVERFLLFDYGFHRAYRRSKLTVASRIGSSPVMNQGVVASGWKAIRPLTTPAELADWLDVPLRQLDWFAGVGPYKRVPTEMKLQHYRYRVLKKVDGNVRLLEAPKARLKRMQQKILTEILNHVPPHATCHGFRRGRSITTFAKPHQGQAVVVKLDLRDFFPSIRAAQIHALFLYLGYPEPVAHLLTGLCTTSAPETVWREIGASPRNNLTQEQIRRYARPHLPQGAPTSPALANLCAYRLDYRLSGLALAAGATYTRYADDLAFSGDAVFRRAAQRFVVHATAIVLEEGYQVHHRKTRVMRQSVRQKIAGLVVNQQANVPRKDFDRLKATLTNCVRHGPESQNRADHANFRLHLRGRIAFVESINQKRGEQLRSIFAQITWPQSA, encoded by the coding sequence ATGATTCCTCACGCCGAACGAGACTCGTTGGTAATCCCGCCGTCCACTTTCTTTCTTATGCGAACCTCGAAGAAGACCCTTGCTGCCGCTTTGGCGACTGCTTTCGTCGCAGGTTCGTTCGAAGTCGACGACTTGGTCGAGCGCGGATATGGCGTGATTGGCAAGAAGCCGCGTTGGATGCAACCGCTTGCCGAACGTCTTCATGCCGCATTTCCGTGGGACATGCGACCTCGCCGGGCGTCGGTCGAACGGTTCCTCTTATTCGACTACGGCTTTCATCGTGCCTATCGCCGCAGCAAGCTAACGGTGGCCAGTCGGATTGGTTCGTCCCCCGTGATGAACCAGGGAGTCGTGGCCAGCGGTTGGAAGGCAATCCGGCCGCTCACGACACCGGCAGAATTAGCCGACTGGCTGGACGTGCCGCTGCGACAACTCGATTGGTTCGCCGGGGTAGGGCCCTACAAGCGTGTGCCCACCGAAATGAAGCTGCAGCATTATCGTTACCGTGTCCTAAAGAAAGTGGACGGAAACGTTCGCTTGCTTGAAGCTCCTAAGGCGCGGCTGAAGCGCATGCAGCAGAAAATACTGACGGAGATCCTCAACCACGTACCACCCCATGCAACATGCCATGGTTTCCGCCGCGGCCGATCGATCACAACCTTTGCGAAGCCGCACCAAGGACAAGCCGTGGTGGTAAAGCTCGACCTGCGTGACTTTTTTCCTTCGATCCGAGCCGCTCAGATCCACGCGTTGTTTCTCTACCTCGGTTATCCCGAACCGGTCGCTCATCTCCTGACGGGTCTCTGCACGACGAGCGCCCCCGAAACCGTTTGGCGAGAGATCGGAGCATCCCCCCGAAACAACCTGACGCAGGAACAAATTCGCCGTTATGCGCGGCCGCACCTTCCGCAAGGAGCTCCCACGTCTCCGGCGCTGGCGAACCTTTGTGCGTATCGCTTGGACTACCGGTTGTCAGGTCTGGCGCTCGCGGCCGGGGCAACCTATACCCGTTACGCGGACGACCTGGCATTCTCAGGCGATGCCGTGTTTCGTCGCGCGGCGCAGCGGTTTGTCGTGCATGCCACGGCCATCGTGCTGGAAGAAGGCTACCAGGTTCATCATCGCAAAACCCGCGTCATGCGTCAGAGCGTTCGTCAAAAGATTGCTGGGCTTGTCGTTAACCAGCAGGCCAACGTTCCGCGTAAAGACTTCGATCGCTTGAAAGCGACGCTCACCAATTGCGTTCGACATGGACCCGAGTCCCAGAATCGCGCGGATCACGCGAACTTTCGGCTTCATTTACGAGGACGGATCGCATTTGTTGAGAGCATCAACCAGAAACGCGGCGAGCAACTGCGGAGCATCTTCGCGCAGATCACTTGGCCTCAATCAGCTTAA
- a CDS encoding serine hydrolase domain-containing protein, translating into MKTLLTFTAACVILFSGIATNGHAQLVDHEEAIATEVEKYLKDNAIPGAVVLIRQGDHQWVKAFGIADLETGQEMDANMAFRVGSNTKTMTGTVILQLVQEGKLKLDDKVSQYFKDVPNGDEITIANLLEMRSGIPSYSELKSVNKILDEQPKHVFTPQELIQYGIEQKPLFAPGQGYDYSNTNFVMLGVLIEQKTGMTLEEAFAKRIFEPLKLSRTLLPAPNDTKLPPPFSHGYLFGTNVSSLEDPSLPPAELKEALAGKLLPHDVTFSNPSWAWAAGGAISTAEQLATYVEALVGGGLLDPAMQKQRLASLKPTNPAEPNGPQYGLGIVKLGPMLGHDGSLPGYQSFMGHDPQSNTTLIIWTNLQSAPNGNDTAIGIAKNVIMKFGMK; encoded by the coding sequence ATGAAAACCCTGCTTACCTTTACTGCCGCTTGTGTCATTCTGTTCAGCGGAATCGCGACCAACGGCCACGCACAACTGGTCGATCACGAGGAAGCGATTGCTACCGAAGTTGAGAAGTACCTGAAAGACAACGCAATTCCTGGCGCCGTGGTCCTCATCCGCCAAGGGGATCATCAATGGGTCAAAGCGTTCGGTATCGCGGATTTAGAGACAGGTCAGGAAATGGATGCGAATATGGCATTTCGCGTCGGCTCGAATACCAAAACCATGACTGGCACCGTCATTCTGCAGTTGGTTCAGGAAGGGAAGCTGAAGCTTGACGACAAGGTGAGCCAATACTTCAAGGACGTCCCCAACGGCGATGAGATCACGATTGCGAACCTACTGGAAATGCGAAGCGGCATTCCTTCCTACAGCGAATTGAAGTCGGTCAACAAGATCTTAGACGAGCAGCCGAAACACGTTTTCACACCGCAAGAACTGATCCAGTATGGCATCGAGCAGAAACCGTTGTTTGCCCCAGGCCAGGGGTACGACTACTCGAATACCAACTTTGTCATGCTGGGCGTATTGATTGAACAGAAGACCGGCATGACCTTGGAAGAAGCGTTTGCGAAACGAATCTTCGAGCCGCTCAAGCTTAGCCGTACTTTGCTGCCGGCACCTAACGATACCAAGTTGCCGCCGCCGTTCTCGCACGGCTACCTGTTCGGGACTAATGTTAGCTCTCTCGAAGATCCCTCGCTGCCACCCGCCGAGTTGAAAGAGGCCCTGGCAGGCAAGCTGCTTCCCCACGATGTCACCTTCAGCAACCCTTCGTGGGCTTGGGCCGCTGGCGGCGCGATCTCGACCGCCGAACAGCTGGCGACCTACGTTGAAGCCCTGGTCGGTGGTGGCCTGCTCGACCCGGCCATGCAAAAGCAGCGTCTGGCCAGTCTAAAACCCACCAACCCTGCCGAGCCCAACGGACCGCAATACGGCCTGGGCATCGTCAAACTGGGCCCCATGCTCGGTCACGATGGCTCGCTGCCTGGCTACCAATCGTTCATGGGGCACGATCCCCAATCGAACACCACACTGATCATCTGGACCAATCTACAATCCGCCCCCAACGGAAACGACACAGCCATTGGCATTGCCAAGAACGTGATTATGAAGTTTGGCATGAAGTAA
- a CDS encoding cold-shock protein gives MPEGIIKRLTDKGFGFIDTGRQKDLFFHASNVEGTSFENLHEGQNVTYDEGQGPKGPRAENVTPV, from the coding sequence ATGCCGGAAGGAATCATCAAGCGATTGACCGACAAAGGGTTCGGTTTTATCGACACCGGTCGTCAAAAGGACCTGTTCTTTCACGCTTCCAACGTTGAGGGAACCAGTTTTGAGAATCTTCACGAAGGTCAAAATGTGACCTACGATGAAGGTCAAGGCCCAAAAGGCCCACGTGCTGAAAACGTGACGCCTGTCTAA
- a CDS encoding bestrophin family protein, producing the protein MIITEKDSWLGMIFALHGTSWNRIWPRIMFVTAFSVVVTIIAYMFPDHAYSLSPMPFTVVGLALAIFLGFRNNAAYDRFWEGRKLWGRMVNVCRTFTMQINTLIDDANPETGQATSAEAIRLRREMVLLIIAYINALRHRLRDTDATEEMRERLPDDPELDAYLAQSNVPAAIADRLSRCINEAWRMGALNAYHVPLLHSCLTEMMGIQGGCERIKSTPIPFTYSVLTHRTVFLYCLALPCGLHDTVKLATPIVVCLVAYAFLGLDAVGDEIEQPFSTDDNDLPLLYLTRMIEINVRQLSGHPAQEIPPPITAVDHLLI; encoded by the coding sequence ATGATCATTACGGAAAAAGACAGCTGGCTGGGCATGATCTTCGCCCTGCATGGGACCTCGTGGAACCGGATTTGGCCGAGGATCATGTTCGTGACGGCGTTTTCGGTGGTGGTCACGATCATCGCGTATATGTTTCCCGACCATGCCTACAGCTTGTCACCGATGCCGTTCACGGTGGTTGGTCTGGCCCTGGCCATCTTCCTTGGTTTTCGTAACAACGCCGCCTACGACCGGTTTTGGGAAGGGCGGAAACTGTGGGGGCGGATGGTCAACGTTTGCCGTACGTTCACGATGCAAATCAACACCCTGATCGACGACGCAAACCCGGAGACCGGCCAAGCCACTTCGGCCGAGGCAATTCGTCTCCGCCGCGAGATGGTGCTGCTGATCATCGCCTATATCAACGCCCTGCGACATCGCCTGCGCGACACAGACGCCACGGAAGAGATGCGAGAACGGTTGCCAGACGATCCGGAACTAGACGCCTACCTGGCCCAATCGAACGTTCCGGCCGCCATTGCTGACCGACTTTCGCGTTGTATTAACGAAGCGTGGCGGATGGGAGCTTTGAATGCGTACCATGTGCCTCTGCTTCATAGCTGCTTAACCGAAATGATGGGAATCCAAGGGGGATGCGAGCGAATTAAGAGTACTCCGATTCCTTTCACTTACAGCGTGCTCACCCATCGCACGGTGTTTTTGTACTGCCTGGCCCTGCCGTGCGGTCTGCACGATACGGTCAAATTGGCCACGCCGATCGTTGTTTGCTTAGTTGCCTACGCATTTCTGGGGCTTGATGCGGTCGGGGACGAAATCGAACAGCCTTTTAGCACCGACGACAACGATTTGCCGCTGCTGTACCTGACCCGGATGATCGAAATTAACGTCCGGCAGCTATCTGGACACCCGGCCCAAGAGATCCCTCCACCCATCACCGCAGTCGATCATTTGCTGATTTAG
- a CDS encoding HEAT repeat domain-containing protein, producing MSGEKQSNAHSVLILVASTFAVVAIVAVLAILTARGLYRIERKIVEQRTQEIQALVSSAQKHPHDLSFGNSILAIAEGDNDFLAVYATASLGDLGEAARPIIPRIARLMNARNGTVRREAARSLSRLGPISEDALPLLVAKIQSDSDYDVTYFAVEAIGAIGKPSALPVLRTKLADSDGNLSEIIQVEINRLEAIESTSSLDDSPILNDRT from the coding sequence ATGTCTGGCGAAAAACAAAGCAACGCTCATAGTGTGTTAATTCTGGTCGCGTCGACATTTGCCGTAGTCGCAATTGTTGCCGTGCTCGCAATTCTGACCGCGAGAGGTCTTTACAGAATAGAACGCAAAATAGTTGAACAAAGAACGCAAGAGATTCAGGCGTTGGTTTCTTCAGCGCAAAAGCATCCTCACGACTTATCATTCGGCAATTCGATCCTCGCTATTGCTGAAGGGGATAACGACTTTCTCGCCGTTTATGCGACTGCATCGTTGGGAGATTTGGGAGAAGCAGCACGGCCCATTATTCCCCGAATCGCTAGACTGATGAACGCAAGGAATGGCACTGTCCGGCGCGAAGCGGCTCGATCGCTTTCTCGACTCGGTCCAATATCGGAAGATGCGCTGCCACTGTTGGTCGCCAAGATACAAAGTGACTCAGATTACGATGTGACCTACTTTGCGGTTGAAGCGATAGGAGCGATAGGCAAGCCTTCTGCCCTACCCGTTCTACGAACTAAGCTTGCCGATTCCGATGGCAATTTAAGCGAGATCATTCAGGTGGAAATCAATCGTCTTGAAGCTATTGAATCCACGTCGTCACTCGATGATTCTCCAATCCTCAACGATCGAACATGA
- a CDS encoding GNAT family N-acetyltransferase: MQLKLLADIPDAIPILARWFFDQWGRDVPGNSFEATCERIGEKLNRDQAPLHLVAVEGGRPLGTAQWKIREMAIYPEREFWLGNVYVAPEARGHGLASRLAEEIAQLAKSHGVSELSLQTERLDGGLYARLGWKPVEQVHHHGRDVLVMQRDLM; the protein is encoded by the coding sequence ATGCAACTTAAACTCCTCGCCGACATTCCTGATGCGATACCGATCTTAGCTCGCTGGTTCTTCGATCAGTGGGGCCGCGATGTGCCGGGGAATTCGTTCGAAGCGACATGCGAACGTATCGGAGAAAAGCTGAACCGAGATCAAGCGCCGTTGCATCTTGTGGCGGTGGAAGGTGGCCGCCCGCTGGGCACGGCCCAATGGAAGATTCGCGAGATGGCGATCTATCCCGAACGAGAGTTCTGGCTGGGGAACGTCTATGTCGCCCCGGAAGCCCGCGGTCACGGGTTGGCAAGTCGCCTGGCCGAAGAGATCGCTCAGCTCGCTAAATCACATGGCGTAAGCGAACTGAGCCTTCAAACCGAGCGCCTTGATGGCGGACTGTACGCGCGACTCGGTTGGAAGCCAGTCGAGCAGGTACATCACCATGGGCGAGATGTGTTGGTGATGCAGCGTGACCTGATGTAG